The Medicago truncatula cultivar Jemalong A17 chromosome 4, MtrunA17r5.0-ANR, whole genome shotgun sequence genome includes a region encoding these proteins:
- the LOC25479965 gene encoding protein IQ-DOMAIN 14, with product MAKKKKSWFNIVKRFFVWDSHSTQEKKEKRRKWIFGRLKTKKLPSITAPPTISKETEEEKTKHSDSEDAVSATEVVSESIYQKQDNSEESQPIKIRREIKEFSAIKIQTAFRGYLAKKALRALKGIVKLQAIIRGRAVRRQAMNTLKSLQSIVSIQSKICARRLQMVEGKWDYFEDEEMHSSRDKIIRMDSNSERKWDDSTLLKEEVDASCMIKKEGIIKRERIKEYTFNHRRSAESERSKVNGRWRYWLEQWVDTQLSKSKELEDLDSVYSSHSKIGDEFGGRQLKLRSTNRQNPNPIEGLESPILFARNSFPHRRKCSIGEDQSFSSSPATPAYMAATESAKAKARSTSSPKARSWNYDMNSDSYLSPCKKKLSIVSSVNSEVLNRGKLSGCNQQRSPSFKGISVPIKSSRTIKDLSINSDSSLPNWDRQSSFK from the exons ATggcaaagaaaaagaagagctGGTTTAATATAGTGAAGAGGTTTTTTGTATGGGACTCACATTCTACACAAGAgaag AAGGAGAAAAGAAGGAAATGGATATTTGGAAGGTTAAAGACAAAAAAGTTACCTTCAATTACAGCTCCACCAACAATATCAAAAGAAACAGAGGAGGAAAAAACCAAACAttctgattctgaagatgctgTTAGTGCTACTGAAGTTGTTTCAGAATCTATTTATCAAAAGCAAGATAACTCTGAAGAATCTCAACCTATCAAAATCCGGAGGGAGATTAAAGAATTTTCAgccatcaaaattcaaactgcTTTTAGGGGTTACCTT GCAAAGAAGGCGTTGAGGGCATTGAAGGGAATAGTGAAACTTCAAGCTATCATTCGTGGAAGAGCAGTGAGACGCCAAGCTATGAATACACTGAAGAGCTTGCAGTCAATTGTAAGTATCCAATCAAAGATTTGTGCGAGGAGACTCCAAATGGttgaaggaaaatgggattattttgaagatgaagagaTGCATAGTTCTAGAGACAAGATAATTAGG aTGGACTCAAACAGTGAAAGAAAGTGGGATGACAGTACTTTATTGAAGGAAGAGGTAGATGCTTCTTGCATGATCAAGAAAGAAGGCATTATtaagagagaaagaataaaagaaTACACATTTAATCATAGA AGGTCAGCAGAGTCAGAAAGAAGTAAAGTGAATGGAAGATGGAGGTACTGGCTGGAGCAATGGGTAGATACACAACTTTCTAAAAGCAAAGAACTCGAAGATTTAGACTCAGTTTACAGTTCACATTCTAAAATCGGTGACGAATTTGGAGGAAGACAACTTAAGCTGAGAAGTACTAATAGACAAAATCCAAATCCAATTGAAGGATTGGAATCACCAATACTATTTGCAAGAAATTCTTTTCCTCACAGGAGGAAGTGTTCAATAGGAGAAGACCAATCGTTTTCAAGCTCTCCTGCAACTCCGGCATACATGGCTGCTACTGAATCGGCAAAAGCAAAAGCAAGATCAACAAGTTCACCAAAAGCAAGGTCTTGGAACTATGACATGAACTCTGATAGCTATTTATCACCTTGCAAGAAAAAGTTATCAATTGTTTCATCTGTTAACAGTGAAGTCCTTAATAGAGGCAAGCTTAGTGGTTGTAACCAACAAAGATCTCCTAGTTTTAAGGGTATTTCAGTGCCTATAAAATCAAGCAGGACTATAAAGGATCTCAGTATTAATTCAGATAGCTCACTGCCTAATTGGGATAGACAAAGTTCCTTCAAATGA